Part of the Syngnathus typhle isolate RoL2023-S1 ecotype Sweden linkage group LG17, RoL_Styp_1.0, whole genome shotgun sequence genome is shown below.
GTTACTGCGGCGAGAGCAAAAGGGAACATTCACTACGAGGGGCAACAAATACGGTTCTACCCTAATCTTGCCGCGGAGGTACACCAGCAACGCAAACTGTTTGATCCTGTCCGAGAAGAGTTGCGCAAATTGGGACTAAGACATGGAATAGTACACCCGGCAAAGCTACTGGTGACCCAAGATGGAAAGACTTTTGCTTTCAAGACGCCAGCGGAGGCTTGGAAATTCATACGTAAGACCCAGAATGGTGAAGAAGCGTAGGGTTGTAATTTATATCAGTATTTGTTATGTTTATGAGTAGTGTGTCATGGTTGGTTACTTATTTTATGTTAAATTACTACTTTATCACTACTCTACGTTTAATACAACCAAAGGACAGCAGCTAGGATATACTAATACGAACAGAAGCGCATATAGCAGCGGTTTGCATATGTTTTTGGGACAAGAGGAAGGTTAGACTGCTCCTCACGCAGTGTGGATCAATCGCAGGCGATGACGGAGGCTGCATCAAGGGGGGAGGGGAGCCCACGGGCGGGGGGGTTGGggtgtgattttgttttggggtgttgTACGCGGGTTTGTTGTGTTCAATGTTATGCTTCTCTCAAAATCTTATTTATGTCTACTGGTTTTTTGGCAACAACTGTTCACAAGAAGGTTGCGCTGATACTTTTGTTTTATGACTAACTTTAAAGTGTTAACATGGCGCAAGGTGTAAATCTTAATTTTGTAACTTGGAACTGCAGGGGGCTCCAACGTTATAAAAAGGTTAAGCAGGTCATGAGCAAACTAAAAAATATGGATGCTAAAGTGGTGTTTTTACAAGAAACTCATCTGATGGAGGGCGATGAAAAAAGGATCAGAAGAAGGTGGCGGggtaatatatatacatctgCATTTACCTCTCGCGCAAGAGGAGTAATGATACTCATTCATGAAACTGTTCCATTTCAGGTAAACAATGTTATTAAAGATAAGAGGGGCCGATACTTAATAATTCAAGGTTCGCTATTAACAGAAAGCATAAATTTGGTAAATGTGTATGGTCCTAATATTGATGACTCTTCTTTCTATGAAGACTTGTTTCTTATGCTTCCATCTCTGTCGGGACATCGTATAATAGCAGGGGACTACAATTGTACGTTAGAACCAGGGTGGGACCGCTCAACGGGAGTAGACCAGTCTCATAATAACTGTAGATCAAGTATAAAGCAATTCATGAAGGACCTGAAATTAACAGATATTTGGAGAACACAGGATCCACAAAGTAAATCATATTCATgttattctgcaacattccaaaCATATTCACGTAtagattattatttaatttcagcAGATTTGATATCAAAAATTGAAAGTTGTGCATATGATAATATTGCTATATCAGATCATGCACCTTGTAAGCTAGTTTATCGAGATGATGATATCGCCTGTGATCCACCGAGATGGAGGTTTCAGCACAAGTGGTTACAAGATGAAGAATTCATACAATTTATAGGAAATCAAATTGAAGAGTATTTTCTATTTAATAGGAATCAAACATCTGCAGGAGTCAGATGGGACGCTTTTAAAGCATTCCTCAGAGTTGTTATAATTAGTTATACTGGCCGAAAAGCTAAAAAAGCTAAACAAGAACTAAAACTCCTGGAAAATAATATCAACAAAGCCCAGGAGAGAGTATTTCAGAACAACGATCCTGTGGCGGCAAAAGAACTTCTACTCCTGAGAGCAGAATATGAAAAACAATCCAGCCTTAAAGCTGCATCCAGTCTCTTACGGCTAAAGCAGTCATTCTACGAACAAGGGGACAGGGCTGGGAGGCTATTAGCGTGGCAAATAAAGCAACTTGAATCGAAAACAACAATTACTACTTTAGAAAATAGAGGTCGAACAATAGTTAACCCAAAAGAGATTAATGATGCGTTTAAAGAATACTATCAAAATTTGTACAACACAGAAACAAACTGTAATATTCAGACCATGGatgaagtcttggatagattaAATGTTCCGACTATCTCAGATGAACAAAGAAAAGAACTGGAATTAGAAATAACAAAAGAAGATATTGCAAGTGCCATTGACGCAATGAAGTTAGGTAAACGGGCGGGCCCTGATGGCATTCCTATTGATATCTACAGGAAATTTAAAGATAAACTGCTGGCGCCTTTGTTAGATATGATAGCAGAAGCATTTGAAAGAAATTGCCTCCCGCTGTCCTTGAATGAAGCGTCAATAGTTCTACTGCCAAAACCCGGTAAACCTCCGACGAAATGTGAAAACCTGAGACCTATCAGTCTTTTAAACACTGACCTCAAGATCATTTGTAAAATATTGGCAAGGCGGCTTCAGACTATCCTCCCTAAGGTAATAAGTAACGATCAAAATGGGTTCATAAGTGGAAGACAAGGCTTTCACAATGTGAGGAGGGTTATAAATGTTCTGCATtacaaaaaagaggaaaaagactGTGCACTCCTTTCTCTTGACGCAGAAAAGGCCTTCGATAGGGTAGAATGGCCctatctttttaatattttagatAGATTTGGCCTTGGAAGCAATTTTACAAAGTGGATAAAAGTACTTTACAGATATCCAACAGCAGAAATTTTAACTAacagacatttttcaaaaccaattcaaataaaaagaggcTGTCGTCAGGGCTGCCCTCTGTCTCCCCTGCTTTTCTCCTTAGCGATAGAGCCTTTTGCAACAGCAATACGCTCTCAGCCGCAAAtatcaggaataaaaataggtcaGCATGAACATAAGATCGCACTGTTTGCCGCTGACGTCATACTATTTCTATCAAAACTTACGTCCTCAATCCCGGCAGTTTTggaagtaataaaattatttgggAATATCTCAGGATATAAAGTAAATGAAACAAAGTCCCGTTTCAGCCTTTCGTCTATATATAGACGCTCCAATTTCTGCAGCTTCCGGCGCCGTCAAATGACGACAAGCATTCGTGCCGATTGTATCCGGTTATAACCAACCTTTGATCTGTCGAACCCGGAACCGCTGCCATTTTCCCGGTTTATGAGTCACACATGCCAAGTTAGCGAAGCCAGACGATCGCGATTCACGATGGAAGATGCAAAAAGGTGAGCTCCGGGAAATTATGATAGACTCGAGATAGCAGGGTGAAACTTTTAgggaacaattatcatataatgGTTATTGACATATGTGATTGCAGTGATGATTCGCTCTAACGTATTTCCTCTATGTATTGTTTTATGCGAAACATCTATACATAGACTTTCCGCGTCTATGGGTACAAAGTCGGCGATGGAGGTCTTCGATGCAATCGAAGATGAGGACGCAGTTGTGGATAAAATCTTTATTGCTCCACCCGTGGTCAGTTTCGAGTCTGACGAAGACACGGGCGAGGAAGACTGCGGAGGAACGGTCAATAATCTCTCGGGACGGCAGCTTAGCGCTCCCGCCGTGGTGGTCCTCGCCGACGGACGTGTGAtcggagatgatgatgatggcgacactgaggaagaagaggagcccCAACAGGCCTCCTCCTCAAAGAAACGCTCGCAGAAAGATGCGTTGGACTACAATTGGACCAACAGTAAAACGCGCCTGACAAAATTCCCGGACGCCAGGCCTCTCGCCGTCCCCACAATTTTGGTTGGAAAGAGCGCAGTTCAGAAGCTGGAGTTCTTCCTTTCTGATTTATATCCTCACCTTCTTCGAGAGACCATCAAGTATGCGGCGGTGACTGACTCCAACTTCCAGCTCACCATCGGAGAATTGAAGCGCGTGGTGGGGATCTTGCTGCTGTCGGGTTACCACCAGCTCCCCAGTCGCCGACACTACTGGAACACAGATGAAGATCTCCATTGCGCCCTCGTCGCTGGGGCCATTTCACGCAACAGGTTCGAGGAGATCATCCGCTACATTCACTGTGCCGACAACACGCGCCAGAACAGCAGCGACCGGATGACAAAGCTGCGTCCCATGATGGACATCCTCAACGCTCGGTTCGGGGAGGCGTATCCAATGGACTGCAATCTTGATCTGGACGAGGCAATGATTGAATACTTTGGAAGACATGGATGCAAGCAAGCAATCCGAAACAAGCCGGTGCGATTCGGCTACAAGGCCTGGTGCCTGAACAGTGGGACCAACGGCTTCCTGCTCCACTTCGACATCTACCAGGGGGCGAGTGGAGATGCCTCTGAAGTGGAACGCAAGTTCGGCAAGGGCGGTGGCACGCTCCTTCGACTTCTGGACAACCTCCCCGATGCTGTGCGTGCACTTCCGCTGCGCATCTACATAGACAACTATTTCACCGGCCTCCCGCTAGTTGCAGAGCTGCGCAGGCGGGGCTACGCTTGCACGGGGACGATCCGAGAAAACCGCATCCCGCGCTCTTGCCCGATCACAGATCAGAAGGCTATGAAGAGGAAGCCGCGTGGTGCCGTGTCTGTCGTGTACGACACGGCAAACAAGATTGCGCTCACTCGGTGGAAGGATAACGCCGTGGTCACCATCGCCTCCACCCTCGCCGCTGAGCATCCTCTCCAGAAGGTGTCACGCTGGTCAaggcaggagaagaagaaggtggCAGTGGACCAGCCATTTGTTGTCCAGCTGTACAACCGCAGCATGGGCGGCACGGACCGCGCCGACCAGAGCATCGAGCTCTACCGCATCAACATGCGCCGGAAGAAGTGGTGGTGGCCGATATTCACTTGGATGCTGGACGCGGCCGTCTTCAACGCATGGGTGCTGCACCGGCTGGATGAGCACGGCGGGATGTCTCTGCTGGAGTTCCGACGCGAGGTGGCCCGAACTCTGGTTGCAGCACCAGGCGCCACTCGAGCTCGGAGATCGGGCAGACCGCGCGTGTGCGCAGTTGCCGATGACTCCCGCTTCGACACCATGGAGCACTGGCCGGAAGTGGCGGCGCAAGACCGAAAGTGCGCACTGCTGACTTGCAAGTCGCGTCCGTCCAGTGCGTGCTCCAAGTGCCGCGTGGCACTGTGCACTGTGAAGTGTTTCCGTGCTTACCACCAGCCGGGATAAAATgtgtgagaagcactggtcgcgTGATCCGTTTTCTGACCGGAAGTGGCGGCGCAAGGCTGAACATCATCACTGCTGAGTTACAGTTTATATCTGCGTTTATGGTACCGCAAGTTTGAAAGTTTGTTGTTGAAAGTTTGTTTCAAATAAACACGGCTATGAAAGCCACTTGTGTTCATAGGAACTTTGGCATTTTCTTACGGCTGGTCCCCATACCCTGGGGATGACGGCCGCCGTTGCACATGCACGCCCATTGAAAATTGTGGAAATGGTCCCTTTCATGTTGCAGACAGCTGTTACGTGTAAAACACAACTATCTctgaacattcaaataaattacaTGACGCTACACTTGCAAATCGTCAGAATGCTCCGATTTTTGTGCACGTATCAGCACATAGTCTATATATAGATGCCGCATATTTCATATAC
Proteins encoded:
- the LOC133170769 gene encoding piggyBac transposable element-derived protein 3-like; the protein is MGTKSAMEVFDAIEDEDAVVDKIFIAPPVVSFESDEDTGEEDCGGTVNNLSGRQLSAPAVVVLADGRVIGDDDDGDTEEEEEPQQASSSKKRSQKDALDYNWTNSKTRLTKFPDARPLAVPTILVGKSAVQKLEFFLSDLYPHLLRETIKYAAVTDSNFQLTIGELKRVVGILLLSGYHQLPSRRHYWNTDEDLHCALVAGAISRNRFEEIIRYIHCADNTRQNSSDRMTKLRPMMDILNARFGEAYPMDCNLDLDEAMIEYFGRHGCKQAIRNKPVRFGYKAWCLNSGTNGFLLHFDIYQGASGDASEVERKFGKGGGTLLRLLDNLPDAVRALPLRIYIDNYFTGLPLVAELRRRGYACTGTIRENRIPRSCPITDQKAMKRKPRGAVSVVYDTANKIALTRWKDNAVVTIASTLAAEHPLQKVSRWSRQEKKKVAVDQPFVVQLYNRSMGGTDRADQSIELYRINMRRKKWWWPIFTWMLDAAVFNAWVLHRLDEHGGMSLLEFRREVARTLVAAPGATRARRSGRPRVCAVADDSRFDTMEHWPEVAAQDRKCALLTCKSRPSSACSKCRVALCTVKCFRAYHQPG